A stretch of Penaeus vannamei isolate JL-2024 chromosome 18, ASM4276789v1, whole genome shotgun sequence DNA encodes these proteins:
- the LOC138864798 gene encoding uncharacterized protein, producing the protein MVVLVVVVVVVVVMVVVVVVVVVVSNGGNKDSAQEQTAFTLTDRRQWKQGGGGGGGGGVDVSDSGGSGPAAAEMLTSLSAAVAAVLMAAMVMLESGSGGGGDANVVAAAASAAGMLMSAAVAMLKSAAAKAATR; encoded by the exons ATGGTAGTgctagtggtagtggtagtggtggtggtggtgatggtagtggtagtggtagtggtagtggtagtg TCAAACGGAGGCAATAAGGACAGCGCGCAAGAACAGACAGCATTCACTCTGACAGATCGACGCCAGTGGAAGcagggaggcggcggcggcggcggcggcggtgttgATGTCAGTGACAGCGGCGGTTCTGGCCCGGCGGCGGCGGAGATGCTGACATCGCTgtcggcggcggtggcggcggtgctGATGGCAGCGATGGTGATGCTGGAGAGCGGCAGCGGCGGTGGCGGAGATGCTAATGTCGTGGCGGCGGCGGCTTCGGCGGCGGGGATGCTGATGTCAGCGGCGGTGGCGATGCTGAAGTCAGCGGCAGCAAAAGCGGCGACACGCTGA